The genomic region CCGGCTATTAAAGAGACTCATTGCGTCGGCTGCGCGTGCCAGAGCGTGATGCCCTGTGCGCCGAAACCGATGTAGTCGTAGGTGTGCGGCGACGTCCACAGTGCGATGCCGGGACGAGTGCTGATGAAGTAGCCGACCAAGGCGTCGGGCGCACGTGCCAGCATCTTGGCGTACGTGTGTCCGTGCTCGTCAGTCACCATGATCTGCGGCGTACCGTGCACCATCTGCAGCTCGGCATCGCGGATCGAGCTCTTGCGGAAATGCACGCGCAGCGGATGCGTACGATCGTTCCAGAAATACCAGAAGCGGATGAGATTGCATGCGGCGTGACCGTAGTCCAACCGCAGTATGCCGGCCGGTAGCTTGGTGCCGTTGAGCTCGGCGTCCCCGATCGGCAGGTCTGCGAAACGAATGCCGGTCAGCGACGCGATGTCGACGGCCGCGTTCGGACAGCTGCGCAGCCGCCATGACAGCCAGTTCACGGCCTCGTTGAAATTGCTGACCGGGATGACGCGGACGCCGGGCGTATCACGGATATCGTCGTAGTTCTGCATCGGCACGAGGAAAATCGTCGCGCCTTTGCGTTTGGCGGCGATGATCTTCTGCCGCGCGCCGACGATCGGCAACACGTTGCCGTCGTCGTCGATCACGCCGGTGCCGGCGACGCCTTCGCCGTGCGTGAGATCCGCATGCGTGAGCGTGCGATAGATCTGCAGCGCGAACATGAGACCGCTCGACCCGCCGCTTTGATACCACGGCAGCGTATAGGTCACGCCGATCGGGAGCTGGCCGATCTTCTCGAATTCGCCCAGCCTGATGCCGAA from Candidatus Eremiobacteraceae bacterium harbors:
- a CDS encoding S16 family serine protease is translated as MDDERRKKLARFLVRAVPIALVAGILGFWPLPYYVIGPWAAEDLNRVVHVAGASPPPGTMYDTTIIPLPGRPATVIAAKLLPGVEVVPRALLAPPTMSDFDVIRSSYVSQEEGKHSAEIVAARAAGLPFEFKHVFTVGALSPQRHEPQCFKPGDQLVSVDGEPIDAAGTLALAAQAKPLGSPFDIHVVRGGKALRLRCTTAPIDGRARFGIRLGEFEKIGQLPIGVTYTLPWYQSGGSSGLMFALQIYRTLTHADLTHGEGVAGTGVIDDDGNVLPIVGARQKIIAAKRKGATIFLVPMQNYDDIRDTPGVRVIPVSNFNEAVNWLSWRLRSCPNAAVDIASLTGIRFADLPIGDAELNGTKLPAGILRLDYGHAACNLIRFWYFWNDRTHPLRVHFRKSSIRDAELQMVHGTPQIMVTDEHGHTYAKMLARAPDALVGYFISTRPGIALWTSPHTYDYIGFGAQGITLWHAQPTQ